GTAATGAGCATCAGGTCAGACCCAATGACTACAAATGCTATTACCAAGCCGTATATCCTGTTGACTGTGATGTCCCCACATGACATCTTTGCCACAGCCATGTGGTCACAGTGCGTGTGGGGGACAATGTGATTGGCACAAAATGGCTGTATGCTCACGAGTAGGGGCATgggcagaatgaagagaacagctctCATTAAACCCACTAGCCCTAGCTTAGCTATTCGTGCATTGGTGAGGATGGTGGCATAActcagagggttacatatggcaacATAGCGATCAAAGGCCATTGTCGCTAGGATGGCTGAGTGCATCACAGAAGCTGTGTGAaggaagaacatctgggtgaggcagccacccacagtaatgcccttcaaattgaaccaaaatatagACAGTGCCTTCAGCACGACAGAAGTAGAAGTGCTGATGTCTGTGAGcgccagcatgcagagcagcaggtacatcggcttgtgcagggtctgctctttgcctacaacAAAGAGAACCATGGAATTTCCCAACAGGCCGATAATGTAGAACAcagagaaagggatggaaatcaGTATGTGGGCAGCTTCCAGGCCAGGGATTCCCATTAGGATGAATGTGGAAGGGTTAGAGTGGGTGAGGTTGAAAGATGCCATGAGGTGGTCAAAGTGTCGATTGGGGTCAGAAATGCTCAAGGTGCCTGTGAGGGAGAGAAGCACAGCAATGGGGGTTACGCACTTTATGACAAATAGTGCAGTAAATATTTGATCGCTATTAACAATGTACAAAGGGGggtgagcagtgaggtggcaacatttacaGATTACATCAGTTTATTTATGTCAGAGTCCAGTCCAGAGAAGACTCCAGAGGGAGCTAACCAAGCCAGGTGAACGGGCAACATGATGGCAGATATATTTTAAAGTCCATCCTGCAACGTGTATGCCCATTGGAGGGAAAAGCTTGAACTCCTCAAACACCTTATAAGGCTCTAATTTAACTTTAGGAACTCAGAACAGGGACCTGGGTGTCATGGTACACAGCTCTGTGAAATCCTGCTCACAGTGCAAGCACTGACAGAAACTAAGGAAAACATTGGCAACCAGgaggagtgggagagggaagaaTATGGAAAATACAATGCCATGAAATCAGTTAGTCAATGTTTCACCATTCTCTGGACTCATCTGTGTGGTACAGGGCACCATTCTCATACAGGATATTGTAGAACTAGAAGGGTTCAGGGAAGGGCATTGAGAATAATCAAGGGCCTAGGGAAACTCTCTTACAGAGAAAGGTTAAAAACTCTGGTATTTTACCTTACAAAGGAAATGAATAAGAGGAGACATGAGAAAAGTCTATATAATACTGACTGCCAGAGAGTAGGTGGAGAATGTGTTCTTCCTGTCTCATAATGCAATTTCAAGAGCATATTCAATTCAACTGAAACATGGAAAATCAAAACAGTTAAAAAAGAATGACACAAATATTTAATGTATTGCAGCCCACTAGAAACACAGACACACCTTCCTGAGGCTGCTGTATCCATGCTGGCAATTTCTGACCTTGCCACAAGGCTGGAGTGGGGTTACTCATGGAAGGAGGGATTGTCTGGAAGGAGGAAGGTGTCAGAGACAGTCTCCTACAATGTAGTCCATGTTACTTTACAGTCTGAGATGTCCCACAACCAAGGAGGCCTTGTTACGCCTCTTTGGTCTGTGTATTAGGCATTATATCCATTCCCTATTTCACCCAGTTTCAGGACACTGGGCCACTGTGATCTGGACACTGCACGTCCCCATCTCTCCCGTCCACACAGACTGTGCTTTCCTGGACCTCCCACAGTGAGATTTCCAACACCGCCTGGTTTTCTCTAAGTGAGaaacctgtttttatttttactgccTTTTGGTGCTTCTCTTCCTCACCAACCAAAGATGCAGGGgcacagagagagcagacccttctccctgcagaaaaaaaaatggttatcCTAATTCTTTTAAACCTCTATGCCTTTGAGTTTGAGATTTCAGCAACTCCCCTGTCAGTTCTTCATTGGTCAAAACGAACTCACTCATCCTAGGAGGCCACAGGATGAGTCCAGTGGAAGTCAGTGGAGACTCATGGCGCATGTAAATCAGGCCATGTATTTAACCCCTTACATGAggatttagggtgaaatcctgactgtGTTTGGAGTTTTTCCTTTGGTCttaatgggaccaagatttcacagTTAGTGTTTAAATTTCAGCTCCAAGCTACAACAAACACAGCTTTGGGTCCTGCTACAGAGAGCGATATTCTGTTAGGGTGCTGAAAGTGTTTGAAGGAAACCCCCAATTTATGAAGAACAGGGATTCTAAAACACGTGCCCCTGATATAGCTCTCAAAGGAGACCAGTGTCAATCTGGAGTAACCCGCtgaagagcagaatctggccactCTACGACGCATTCTTGTTGTGTACTGTCTCATAACACAGATACCAACTGCACAAGCTTTGTGCTACTCTTCCTAACAGGGCAGTGAAGTTACTGAATTGGAAAACTTGAATGAACCAGAGGAAaaaccaccccaccccaaaacagaAAGCTACTGAGACAGATAGAaggacacagtaagagacaaggaaatgatctgaaaaacaaattttcatCTAAACTATTTCCCAAGCATTTGTAGTTCCAATTTTACCAGGTAAAATCCCTTGGTGTTTCTGACAATACCAACAATTCAATTCAAGTTGCTGCGCTGGTGAATTCCTGCCCGGATGGTTCTTGACTTGAAAGCTGGATCCCTTCGTGAGCCCTCAGCACTAACTTTAATGCAGAAACAGGCAACTCACTGCAATTCCGCTGAGGAAATCTCCATACTGTAACAGGAAAGCATAGCCTTCATAATCAGTGCATTGATCTCACATGTCTGATACTTGCCGTGCCAGACAGCAACCTTTATGATTCCTCTGTGCTGTCACTTCAGACTCCCAGGTTGGCAGGACTCCCAGACAATTCCCTCGGCTCTTTGAACagcagaaagagcagaaaatagaCCCTGAAGAATTTCAGCTTGAGAGCCTCCCCTGGGAGTGAAGAAATGATTCTCCGATACCTGAGGCTCATATTGTCAGGGCAAACTGAGTACTCCAGACTGTGAAGCCTAGCAATTGACAAtggctttgttttctgtgtgtaaTGTACTGCCCTGGGCACTCTGTGTAGGAATGCGTCCACAAGATACGGGACAAAACACCATTTTCAATTGATCGTGGCAACGTATCACTGTAACCACCCATGCAGTCGTATTATGCAGTCCATTAGCCTCTGAAAAGTCACTGCCACCCTGTGGAGGTCAAATGATGTGATACTCTATTAATGAAGGCCAAAGGGTGTGGAAAAGGCTTTCTTCTCCCAGGATTCTGGCATCAAAGGTATTTGCCAATAACCCTTTGAAATGTCTAAGGCAGATATATATCTGGCAGCTCTCAATTGTTGTAATAGTTCTTCTACTCTCTCCATCAGGTAAGCATCACATTTCAGTTCTGTGTTGATGTTTCAGAAATTGATGAAGAAACGGGTTGTGTTATCCTGCCTCAGAATTTGTACCAAGGAACTTCTCCACTCACTGTGTCATTCCTTCACCACTCCCAAGGGCCAAAATGACCTATATTTCATCTCAGATGGTATTCCATATTATACGTGAAATAGCCATGGATATTCCCTGATCTGTTGCCCTGGGGCCATTTCAATATAGTGGAAATTCACCCTCCTGGGGTGAGAACACAGTGGTAAAGGAATCAAACAACTGCTACATCTGGATCTTTTGTTTGAGCTACAGTCCCTCAACCATGCTTGTGTCACAAGTGTCTGGGGGCCTAATTTGGGCTCTGGAGGGTGTGAGTGTGATGGATTGTCATCCCCAGGGTGCAGTAAGGGAGCGGTGGGAACTGCATCCCCTCTCTAACCACCCAGCTGGGCTTGCCCTTTgtcacactgctttgctgttgATTCAGCCTCTCCAGACACAAAAGCAGATAGcgccacacacccaaactgagcTACCTGAGGGGTTACCTAAGCCAGCCAAGTATAAAGAGGAGACACCAGTCAATTTCTCAGCTCCCTTGCTCTTCACAGTGATCTGTACAATGTACGTTCATTAACAGAGTTCACCAGCTAGAGAGTCGATTGATTTCAGAGtggtggccgtgttagtctgtatcagcaaaaacaaatgaggagtccttgtggtaccttagagactaacaaatttatttgggcataagcttttctgggctagaacccacttcatcagatacatggagtggaaaacacaggagcaggtataaatgcaTGAAAAGACGTGAATTGGGGAAATTAGGTGTAGGTTTTGTAAGGACCCAATcactcccactctttattcaggcctaatctgtgtccagtttgcaaattaattaattaattaattccagttctacactttcacgttggagtctgttttagaGTAGATTGAGAATGTGtgctccctgtctcataacacaagatcaGGAGGATATTCACTTCAAAGTGCCTGAGTGCATATGAtagggttagaatcatagaatcatagaatatcagggttggaagggacccctgaaggtcatctagtccaaccccctgctcgaagcaggaccaattcccagttaaatcatcccagccagggctttgtcaagcctgaccttaaaaacttccaaggaaggagattccaccacctccctaggtaacgcattccagtgtttcaccaccctcttagtgaaa
The Eretmochelys imbricata isolate rEreImb1 chromosome 1, rEreImb1.hap1, whole genome shotgun sequence DNA segment above includes these coding regions:
- the LOC144278594 gene encoding olfactory receptor 52P1-like; the encoded protein is MRMVPCTTQMSPENGTLSISDPNRHFDHLMASFNLTHSNPSTFILMGIPGLEAAHILISIPFSVFYIIGLLGNSMVLFVVGKEQTLHKPMYLLLCMLALTDISTSTSVVLKALSIFWFNLKGITVGGCLTQMFFLHTASVMHSAILATMAFDRYVAICNPLSYATILTNARIAKLGLVGLMRAVLFILPMPLLVSIQPFCANHIVPHTHCDHMAVAKMSCGDITVNRIYGLVIAFVVIGSDLMLITLSYGLIIRAVLRISSKKAHQKALNTCTAHICVILTSYIPSLFSFVTHRFGQHIAPHIHIIFANLYFLVPPLLNPIIYGVKTKELRDKVGKYTCKM